A single genomic interval of candidate division WOR-3 bacterium harbors:
- a CDS encoding polysaccharide deacetylase family protein: MKKPDNHLEDLLKREGIMYQSNNQTSKYLFITQTAHQLIISDFPDVPTEIKSCLRKIKYIAPDKSGLLDKVGIVDINAHCLIPVLANIGISDRGSNVLYLNEDSGQGKLLVIPFSLNELLKHRGITPKKFWVQVPHFPYEEVAFTDRGGVRRLFLACLKHLWELNGLPFVRISCNPGSFLSTFAFRVDTDYSSPILIEKSLRLSEKVGMRWTWFVTTGDKPAQLKAIINILKGQDIQLHCHRHQVYVDVAQNKANYAEGKEILNRLGISPVGVAAPYGEWNENLQQAYAELGFKYSSEFGYSYDDLPERPLVNGQRSTVLQIPVHPISLGRLAEAKLERKKIFDYYARIIDLQCSRLEPCFLYDHPKWIVHYADVLKDILQYGLERCRSWVTLTDYYRWWQLRESVNYQIQFKDDGFDLIVEQAIPEISLVIEQNNRIAFVPIKTQSTRWNELKWIETPRVKRFNPHELYTRRADLLMQIKRRLQNYRRRIKNSTHSIL, encoded by the coding sequence TTGAAAAAGCCGGATAACCATCTTGAAGATTTACTGAAACGCGAAGGGATAATGTATCAGTCAAACAACCAAACCAGTAAATATCTGTTTATTACCCAGACCGCACATCAATTGATAATATCTGATTTTCCGGATGTTCCCACAGAAATCAAATCCTGTTTAAGAAAAATAAAATACATCGCCCCTGATAAATCAGGACTTCTTGATAAAGTAGGAATCGTTGATATAAACGCTCACTGCCTGATTCCGGTGTTAGCAAATATTGGTATCAGTGACCGAGGGTCCAATGTGCTTTATCTAAACGAAGACTCAGGTCAAGGAAAATTGCTTGTGATACCATTTTCTTTAAATGAATTGTTAAAACATCGAGGGATAACGCCTAAAAAATTTTGGGTTCAAGTCCCTCATTTTCCTTATGAGGAGGTTGCCTTTACTGATAGAGGAGGGGTCCGTAGGTTATTCCTCGCCTGTTTAAAGCATCTCTGGGAGTTAAACGGTTTACCTTTCGTGAGAATTTCCTGTAACCCTGGTTCGTTTCTCTCGACATTTGCCTTCAGAGTGGATACAGATTACAGTTCACCGATTCTAATCGAAAAATCTTTAAGGCTATCAGAAAAAGTGGGGATGCGCTGGACCTGGTTTGTTACTACCGGTGATAAGCCCGCTCAACTTAAAGCAATAATAAACATTCTCAAGGGACAGGATATTCAACTACACTGTCATCGTCATCAGGTTTATGTTGATGTTGCGCAAAATAAGGCAAATTACGCTGAAGGCAAAGAAATACTGAATCGATTGGGAATATCACCGGTTGGTGTTGCTGCGCCCTATGGTGAGTGGAATGAAAACCTGCAACAAGCATATGCCGAACTTGGCTTTAAATACTCCTCAGAGTTTGGCTATTCATATGACGACCTGCCCGAGCGACCATTAGTAAATGGACAGCGCAGTACGGTACTACAAATTCCGGTGCATCCAATTTCATTAGGAAGACTTGCCGAGGCGAAACTGGAGCGAAAAAAAATATTTGACTATTATGCCCGAATAATAGATTTGCAATGTTCCCGTTTAGAGCCCTGCTTTCTTTATGACCATCCAAAGTGGATCGTACATTACGCGGATGTCCTAAAAGACATTTTACAATACGGATTAGAACGATGTCGCAGCTGGGTCACACTAACCGACTACTACCGCTGGTGGCAACTTCGCGAATCGGTTAATTACCAGATCCAATTCAAAGATGACGGATTTGACTTAATAGTCGAACAAGCCATTCCGGAAATTAGTTTAGTCATAGAACAAAATAATCGAATTGCTTTCGTGCCAATTAAAACCCAGTCGACACGCTGGAACGAACTAAAGTGGATTGAAACTCCTCGAGTTAAGAGGTTTAACCCACATGAGTTATACACTCGACGGGCAGATTTACTTATGCAAATAAAGAGAAGATTGCAAAACTACCGTAGAAGGATAAAAAACAGCACCCATAGCATATTATGA
- a CDS encoding glycosyltransferase — protein MTRYSGSGKNNHLRSRHICMITSSHPVEYSRFWDREAHSLYRNGYQVTLIGLGKEFKVEYIDGIKTVSVPARQHWDKIVLLKDIARLALQENADAYQCLDPWCLAIGLWLKRFSPHIYLIYESSEWFPQTYLDRQDLPLPLRWLSWLLVSYLEYTASSQAEAIIETNYTRARRFVRRGRVPIQVPNYPPLELIGTPLENRNPWFVYTGLICRPRGFDQLLKALTLVIKRGYREVKLMVRGEFDQRDDIEIWTKEYINRQALTDNVVFLSAIPSYAGVFDIIKPCLAGLILFQPKRGNDWTNQPNKLFEFMGCGLAVIASNFPEIARVVNESKCGWLVDPTQPEAIAEAMVAVLEKPADSIQRGLAGRKAVEKKYNWSVAEKSLLDMYHAIFSKPGSENWFY, from the coding sequence TTGACTCGTTATTCTGGTTCTGGGAAAAACAATCACTTGCGGTCAAGACATATTTGTATGATAACTTCATCGCATCCTGTTGAATATAGTAGATTCTGGGACCGCGAAGCCCATTCGCTCTATCGGAACGGATATCAGGTTACACTTATTGGATTAGGAAAAGAATTCAAGGTGGAATATATTGACGGCATAAAAACTGTCTCAGTTCCGGCTCGACAGCACTGGGACAAAATTGTTCTTCTTAAAGACATTGCCCGACTGGCTTTACAAGAAAATGCCGATGCCTATCAATGCCTCGACCCCTGGTGTCTGGCTATTGGTCTATGGTTAAAACGATTTTCCCCCCACATTTATCTTATATATGAATCAAGCGAGTGGTTTCCTCAAACATATCTTGATCGGCAGGATCTCCCATTACCTTTGCGCTGGCTGAGCTGGTTATTGGTCAGTTATCTGGAATACACCGCAAGTTCTCAGGCAGAGGCAATTATCGAAACTAATTATACAAGAGCACGCCGTTTTGTCCGGCGCGGTCGAGTCCCGATTCAAGTTCCCAATTATCCTCCGCTCGAACTCATTGGAACCCCGTTAGAAAATCGGAACCCCTGGTTTGTTTATACCGGACTTATATGCCGCCCACGCGGTTTTGACCAACTTCTTAAGGCGCTGACACTGGTTATTAAACGAGGCTATCGCGAAGTAAAATTGATGGTCAGGGGTGAATTTGACCAACGAGATGATATTGAAATATGGACAAAGGAGTACATAAATCGTCAGGCACTAACTGATAATGTAGTTTTTCTCTCAGCAATCCCGTCTTATGCAGGGGTATTTGATATTATAAAACCCTGCCTCGCAGGGCTGATTTTATTTCAACCCAAGCGAGGAAATGACTGGACCAATCAACCAAATAAGCTTTTTGAGTTCATGGGGTGTGGCTTAGCGGTTATCGCCAGTAATTTTCCTGAAATCGCTCGAGTAGTAAACGAATCAAAATGTGGATGGCTTGTTGACCCTACTCAGCCCGAAGCAATCGCCGAAGCAATGGTTGCTGTACTTGAAAAACCGGCAGACAGTATCCAGCGAGGTCTGGCGGGCCGAAAAGCGGTAGAGAAAAAATACAACTGGAGTGTTGCGGAAAAATCGCTGTTGGATATGTACCACGCTATTTTCTCAAAACCGGGGAGTGAAAATTGGTTTTATTGA
- a CDS encoding histone deacetylase, with the protein MKFVYSERYRFDVGVHVFPTEKYKMVREGLLAEGLARAEDFVEPPEPSVDDIRLVHTKEYVDDLLNLRWTARTVRSELPLTWEIVQGFFLHASGTILACQLALNDGVAMNIGGGFHHAFAEHGEGFCYINDIAVAIKKLQKDGKLERAAVIDCDLHQGNGTARIFQNDPRVYTFSIHQEHLYPIKERSDWDIGLEDETGDEEYNRLMKEAVPKIISEHRPQLVVYVAGADPYFNDQLGTLRLTKRGLALRDRIVLENCHKAGIPVATVLAGGYALDTKDTAEIHINTAKECLRVLGQLPSKSTEEIRSNPNESETASA; encoded by the coding sequence ATGAAATTTGTGTATTCGGAACGATATCGATTTGATGTTGGTGTCCATGTATTTCCCACTGAAAAGTACAAAATGGTCCGCGAAGGGTTATTGGCGGAAGGCCTTGCCCGTGCTGAAGATTTTGTTGAACCACCAGAGCCTTCTGTTGATGACATTCGTCTTGTGCATACCAAGGAGTATGTTGATGACCTACTGAATCTACGCTGGACCGCACGCACGGTGCGTTCTGAATTACCTCTTACCTGGGAAATTGTCCAGGGGTTTTTCCTTCATGCATCAGGAACAATTCTTGCCTGTCAACTCGCATTAAATGATGGGGTAGCAATGAATATTGGCGGCGGTTTCCATCATGCATTCGCGGAACATGGAGAAGGTTTTTGCTATATTAACGATATTGCGGTAGCAATTAAAAAACTTCAGAAAGACGGTAAGCTGGAAAGAGCAGCAGTGATTGATTGTGACTTACATCAAGGAAATGGTACCGCCCGGATTTTTCAAAATGATCCCCGGGTCTACACTTTTTCTATTCACCAGGAGCATCTTTACCCAATCAAAGAACGTTCGGACTGGGATATTGGACTCGAAGATGAAACCGGAGACGAAGAGTATAATCGTTTGATGAAGGAAGCGGTTCCCAAAATTATCTCAGAACATCGCCCTCAACTTGTTGTCTATGTAGCAGGAGCCGACCCTTATTTCAATGACCAGTTAGGAACCTTAAGATTGACAAAACGCGGCCTTGCCTTAAGAGACCGAATCGTTCTGGAAAACTGCCATAAGGCTGGTATACCGGTTGCAACAGTTCTTGCCGGGGGCTATGCCCTTGATACAAAAGACACAGCCGAAATCCATATAAATACAGCGAAAGAATGCCTTAGAGTGCTCGGCCAGCTGCCATCCAAATCAACAGAAGAAATTCGCTCTAATCCCAACGAATCAGAAACCGCCAGCGCTTGA